One Arachis duranensis cultivar V14167 unplaced genomic scaffold, aradu.V14167.gnm2.J7QH unplaced_Scaffold_170042, whole genome shotgun sequence genomic window carries:
- the LOC107472165 gene encoding uncharacterized protein LOC107472165 isoform X2, translating to MCNLFSVMSLLEVIKNASINSKPLDSPLDYPIVLNPDTIIPNLKPEQEDAAALCLVKPLSGWKISQADAELIDIGKKFFIQLKAKLKSGNSLESDEFIGDLNSYLNSIAEKIGVSVAINPSMPNYTKFLIDKVGYFMGKDVVGVVLDVCISFDIWDIVEALIEHGVIKHSCHSGLVTRLIEKKRSDLICTCIKHAFDLGSSEILSILRYFLSPSKDAYDSMITVKKEWENQVQLAIDGISDSSWNKKNLLVAKEASVLLMVAYDGFSASEICLHYLLASSNFNDVLLSSSFSKLNGKELINLIRYLSKWLKKYERFPQAGPCPEAAAALGLTVCDWVPKLDDVVKFLGFVLDENFSSLVLHPEFHEQLRLIEEVVSSLTAESKCCFLMADVVNKLKMEVKGGNTYDLF from the coding sequence TTTTCAGTCATGAGTTTGCTTGAAGTCATTAAAAATGCTTCAATCAATTCGAAGCCACTTGATTCTCCACTGGATTATCCTATTGTTCTGAACCCTGATACTATTATACCTAACTTGAAGCCTGAACAAGAAGACGCAGCGGCCTTGTGTCTTGTAAAACCTCTTAGTGGATGGAAAATTTCCCAAGCTGATGCTGAACTCATTGACATTGGGAAGAAGTTCTTTATACAGCTAAAGGCAAAGCTCAAGAGTGGTAATAGTTTGGAGAGTGATGAGTTTATTGGTGATTTGAATTCCTATCTGAATAGCATCGCTGAGAAAATAGGTGTTTCGGTTGCTATTAATCCATCTATGCCCAATTATACTAAGTTCTTGATTGACAAGGTTGGATATTTTATGGGTAAGGATGTTGTTGGTGTTGTTTTGGATGTGTGCATTTCGTTTGATATTTGGGATATAGTTGAGGCTTTGATTGAGCATGGTGTTATTAAGCATTCTTGTCATTCGGGCTTGGTTACTAGGTTAATTGAAAAGAAGAGGTCCGACTTGATATGTACGTGCATTAAGCACGCGTTTGATCTCGGGTCATCTGAAATACTCAGCATTCTGAGGTATTTTCTTTCTCCATCCAAAGATGCTTATGATAGTATGATAACTGTGAAGAAGGAATGGGAGAACCAAGTACAGTTGGCCATTGATGGAATTAGTGATAGCAGTTGGAACAAAAAGAATCTGCTTGTGGCAAAGGAGGCTTCCGTTTTGCTTATGGTAGCTTATGATGGTTTCTCTGCATCTGAGATTTGTTTGCATTATCTACTTGCATCGTCAAACTTCAATGATGTGCTGTTATCATCTTCCTTCAGTAAgttgaatggcaaagagttgatTAACTTGATTCGCTATTTATCGAAGTGGCTAAAGAAGTACGAGAGGTTTCCTCAAGCCGGTCCCTGCCCTGAAGCTGCAGCAGCTTTGGGTTTGACGGTTTGCGATTGGGTTCCTAAACTCGACGATGTTGTGAAGTTTCTTGGTTTTGTGCTTGATGAGAACTTTTCTTCGTTGGTGTTGCATCCGGAGTTTCATGAGCAGCTAAGATTAATTGAGGAAGTGGTTAGTTCTTTGACTGCTGAATCCAAATGTTGTTTTTTGATGGCTGATGTGGTGAACAAACTAAAGATGGAAGTAAAAGGTGGAAATACGTATGATCTTTTTTGA
- the LOC107472165 gene encoding uncharacterized protein LOC107472165 isoform X1, with the protein MPLLLVSRSPLRILFSVMSLLEVIKNASINSKPLDSPLDYPIVLNPDTIIPNLKPEQEDAAALCLVKPLSGWKISQADAELIDIGKKFFIQLKAKLKSGNSLESDEFIGDLNSYLNSIAEKIGVSVAINPSMPNYTKFLIDKVGYFMGKDVVGVVLDVCISFDIWDIVEALIEHGVIKHSCHSGLVTRLIEKKRSDLICTCIKHAFDLGSSEILSILRYFLSPSKDAYDSMITVKKEWENQVQLAIDGISDSSWNKKNLLVAKEASVLLMVAYDGFSASEICLHYLLASSNFNDVLLSSSFSKLNGKELINLIRYLSKWLKKYERFPQAGPCPEAAAALGLTVCDWVPKLDDVVKFLGFVLDENFSSLVLHPEFHEQLRLIEEVVSSLTAESKCCFLMADVVNKLKMEVKGGNTYDLF; encoded by the coding sequence TTTTCAGTCATGAGTTTGCTTGAAGTCATTAAAAATGCTTCAATCAATTCGAAGCCACTTGATTCTCCACTGGATTATCCTATTGTTCTGAACCCTGATACTATTATACCTAACTTGAAGCCTGAACAAGAAGACGCAGCGGCCTTGTGTCTTGTAAAACCTCTTAGTGGATGGAAAATTTCCCAAGCTGATGCTGAACTCATTGACATTGGGAAGAAGTTCTTTATACAGCTAAAGGCAAAGCTCAAGAGTGGTAATAGTTTGGAGAGTGATGAGTTTATTGGTGATTTGAATTCCTATCTGAATAGCATCGCTGAGAAAATAGGTGTTTCGGTTGCTATTAATCCATCTATGCCCAATTATACTAAGTTCTTGATTGACAAGGTTGGATATTTTATGGGTAAGGATGTTGTTGGTGTTGTTTTGGATGTGTGCATTTCGTTTGATATTTGGGATATAGTTGAGGCTTTGATTGAGCATGGTGTTATTAAGCATTCTTGTCATTCGGGCTTGGTTACTAGGTTAATTGAAAAGAAGAGGTCCGACTTGATATGTACGTGCATTAAGCACGCGTTTGATCTCGGGTCATCTGAAATACTCAGCATTCTGAGGTATTTTCTTTCTCCATCCAAAGATGCTTATGATAGTATGATAACTGTGAAGAAGGAATGGGAGAACCAAGTACAGTTGGCCATTGATGGAATTAGTGATAGCAGTTGGAACAAAAAGAATCTGCTTGTGGCAAAGGAGGCTTCCGTTTTGCTTATGGTAGCTTATGATGGTTTCTCTGCATCTGAGATTTGTTTGCATTATCTACTTGCATCGTCAAACTTCAATGATGTGCTGTTATCATCTTCCTTCAGTAAgttgaatggcaaagagttgatTAACTTGATTCGCTATTTATCGAAGTGGCTAAAGAAGTACGAGAGGTTTCCTCAAGCCGGTCCCTGCCCTGAAGCTGCAGCAGCTTTGGGTTTGACGGTTTGCGATTGGGTTCCTAAACTCGACGATGTTGTGAAGTTTCTTGGTTTTGTGCTTGATGAGAACTTTTCTTCGTTGGTGTTGCATCCGGAGTTTCATGAGCAGCTAAGATTAATTGAGGAAGTGGTTAGTTCTTTGACTGCTGAATCCAAATGTTGTTTTTTGATGGCTGATGTGGTGAACAAACTAAAGATGGAAGTAAAAGGTGGAAATACGTATGATCTTTTTTGA
- the LOC107472165 gene encoding uncharacterized protein LOC107472165 isoform X3 gives MSLLEVIKNASINSKPLDSPLDYPIVLNPDTIIPNLKPEQEDAAALCLVKPLSGWKISQADAELIDIGKKFFIQLKAKLKSGNSLESDEFIGDLNSYLNSIAEKIGVSVAINPSMPNYTKFLIDKVGYFMGKDVVGVVLDVCISFDIWDIVEALIEHGVIKHSCHSGLVTRLIEKKRSDLICTCIKHAFDLGSSEILSILRYFLSPSKDAYDSMITVKKEWENQVQLAIDGISDSSWNKKNLLVAKEASVLLMVAYDGFSASEICLHYLLASSNFNDVLLSSSFSKLNGKELINLIRYLSKWLKKYERFPQAGPCPEAAAALGLTVCDWVPKLDDVVKFLGFVLDENFSSLVLHPEFHEQLRLIEEVVSSLTAESKCCFLMADVVNKLKMEVKGGNTYDLF, from the coding sequence ATGAGTTTGCTTGAAGTCATTAAAAATGCTTCAATCAATTCGAAGCCACTTGATTCTCCACTGGATTATCCTATTGTTCTGAACCCTGATACTATTATACCTAACTTGAAGCCTGAACAAGAAGACGCAGCGGCCTTGTGTCTTGTAAAACCTCTTAGTGGATGGAAAATTTCCCAAGCTGATGCTGAACTCATTGACATTGGGAAGAAGTTCTTTATACAGCTAAAGGCAAAGCTCAAGAGTGGTAATAGTTTGGAGAGTGATGAGTTTATTGGTGATTTGAATTCCTATCTGAATAGCATCGCTGAGAAAATAGGTGTTTCGGTTGCTATTAATCCATCTATGCCCAATTATACTAAGTTCTTGATTGACAAGGTTGGATATTTTATGGGTAAGGATGTTGTTGGTGTTGTTTTGGATGTGTGCATTTCGTTTGATATTTGGGATATAGTTGAGGCTTTGATTGAGCATGGTGTTATTAAGCATTCTTGTCATTCGGGCTTGGTTACTAGGTTAATTGAAAAGAAGAGGTCCGACTTGATATGTACGTGCATTAAGCACGCGTTTGATCTCGGGTCATCTGAAATACTCAGCATTCTGAGGTATTTTCTTTCTCCATCCAAAGATGCTTATGATAGTATGATAACTGTGAAGAAGGAATGGGAGAACCAAGTACAGTTGGCCATTGATGGAATTAGTGATAGCAGTTGGAACAAAAAGAATCTGCTTGTGGCAAAGGAGGCTTCCGTTTTGCTTATGGTAGCTTATGATGGTTTCTCTGCATCTGAGATTTGTTTGCATTATCTACTTGCATCGTCAAACTTCAATGATGTGCTGTTATCATCTTCCTTCAGTAAgttgaatggcaaagagttgatTAACTTGATTCGCTATTTATCGAAGTGGCTAAAGAAGTACGAGAGGTTTCCTCAAGCCGGTCCCTGCCCTGAAGCTGCAGCAGCTTTGGGTTTGACGGTTTGCGATTGGGTTCCTAAACTCGACGATGTTGTGAAGTTTCTTGGTTTTGTGCTTGATGAGAACTTTTCTTCGTTGGTGTTGCATCCGGAGTTTCATGAGCAGCTAAGATTAATTGAGGAAGTGGTTAGTTCTTTGACTGCTGAATCCAAATGTTGTTTTTTGATGGCTGATGTGGTGAACAAACTAAAGATGGAAGTAAAAGGTGGAAATACGTATGATCTTTTTTGA